Genomic window (bacterium):
ATTCTGGTGATATAAGCCATCGGCCGAAGCATCAGCACCACAACGGGTAGCACTACATGCGCGGGATGGCCCCAGCCGGACACGGGGAACCACCGTAGGCGCAGGGAGAAGAGCAAGACAAGGCCCACGGCGACCACGAAGAACGGCACGGCAATGCCGAGAAGTGTGAAGAATCGTACGGCTTGATCGATCCCGGAGCGTGGATGCAGTGCGGCGAGCGTGCCGAGCGGCACCCCTAAGAGCACGGCGACGGCCAATGCGAGGATCCCAAGTACCAGACTTACGGGAAGCGCCTGCCGGACAACGGTGCCCACGCGAATCCCCGGGTAGGCGTAGGAGGTCCCGAGATCGAAGCGCGCAACGTGGACGAGAAAGCGCAGATACTGGAGGGGCAGCGGCTTATCCAATCCGAGCTGTGCGCGCGCTCGCGCTTCAGCGACAGGATTGCTGATATCGCCGAACAGGATCTGCACGGGATCCCCTGGTGCGAGCCGCCCGACGATAAACACGATGAGAGTGACGCCCAGGATAATCGGTCCCATTCCGGTGACTCGGTACGCGAGGTAACGCCACATTGCTACCAGCTGTCCTCAGGGGGTGGCATCTCTGAGCCCACAGAGGGCCACGGCGCCCAGATCACCGCCGGATGGCTCCTACGCACCCGGTCGCCGTTCGCGGGGAGCATGTGCTGAACTGCTGCAAGGGAAATGCCTTGCGGTCTGCTTTGGAGGCGTACATCGGTCCCTTGGGGGGCTTTTCGTGTGGCTGGGTTGCTGAAACCCTTGTCCTGCTTGGTCTGGAGCGGGAAACGGGACTCGAACCCGCGACCCTCTGCTTGGGAAGCAGATGCTCTACCAACTGAGCTATTCCCGCTCGTTTGTCGGCAATGCTGCTAGTTCGGCCATATTATATGCTCTCGGGCCTCCGGAGTCAAAGCCCTGAACGGCAGAGGATAGGTCCCGAATGTCCCGTTGCGCCGGGCGACCGAGAAGGCGCCACGCGCACCCGAGCCCGAGGGGCAGCCCATCGCCTGGGGACCTTCAAGTGAGATATTCCTGAGGTCGCGGAGAGGGGGCCGGAGCCGGTCGAGACTCCCTCAGAGCTGCGCGGTCCCCGGCGCGAACCGGCGGGCGCGCGCGGCGAACCGTCGCCCCGCGATGAGACAGCGGATCCGGCGGCGAGCTCGCGCAACGCCCACCCGGACCAGCAGCCCCGGTTCGCCTGTGGCGCAGCTTATTCAGAAACCCGCAAAGCTTTTGAAACGTTTATCTTCTGGAACTCCACGGCAAACGCCGACATATATTCGATGAACCGCTGGA
Coding sequences:
- a CDS encoding ABC transporter permease — translated: MWRYLAYRVTGMGPIILGVTLIVFIVGRLAPGDPVQILFGDISNPVAEARARAQLGLDKPLPLQYLRFLVHVARFDLGTSYAYPGIRVGTVVRQALPVSLVLGILALAVAVLLGVPLGTLAALHPRSGIDQAVRFFTLLGIAVPFFVVAVGLVLLFSLRLRWFPVSGWGHPAHVVLPVVVLMLRPMAYITRITRLAVLQTLGQDYIRTARAKGLTPWTITSRHALRNASITIITTVGLALSLAFTGAFVTEVIFGIPGMGRATVTAILQRDYPVIQAVVMLYTAMFLLLNLLTDVAYAVLDPRVRYE